A part of Acidimicrobiales bacterium genomic DNA contains:
- the ribD gene encoding bifunctional diaminohydroxyphosphoribosylaminopyrimidine deaminase/5-amino-6-(5-phosphoribosylamino)uracil reductase RibD has product MRRAIELAATVRARTSPNPWVGCVILTPGGGVVEGVTAPPGGPHAEAAAVAGAGESARGATLVCTLEPCAHRGRTPPCADAIVAAGVRRVVVGVEDPDPQVAGRGIARLREAGLEVVVGVAADDVRAQLAPYLKHRATGRPWVVLKLAASLDGRTAAPDGTSRWITGPEARADAHRLRAESDAVIVGAGTVRADDPALTVRHGPGRDPRRVVLGRAPEGARVHPALELQGDLGSVLDRLGGEGVVQAMVEGGATVAGAFHRAGLVDRYVVYLAPALFGGDDARPLFAGPGVPTVAELWRGRIVGMQRLGEDVRLELEPAPGV; this is encoded by the coding sequence ATGCGCCGGGCGATCGAGCTGGCCGCCACCGTCCGCGCCCGCACGTCGCCCAACCCGTGGGTGGGCTGCGTGATCCTCACGCCCGGCGGGGGAGTGGTCGAAGGGGTGACGGCCCCGCCCGGCGGACCGCACGCCGAAGCGGCCGCCGTGGCCGGGGCGGGCGAGTCGGCGCGGGGTGCCACCCTCGTGTGCACCCTCGAGCCGTGCGCCCACCGCGGGCGGACCCCCCCGTGCGCCGATGCCATCGTGGCCGCCGGCGTCCGGCGGGTCGTGGTCGGCGTGGAGGATCCCGACCCGCAGGTCGCGGGGCGCGGCATCGCCCGCCTGCGCGAGGCCGGGCTCGAGGTGGTGGTGGGGGTGGCGGCCGACGACGTGCGCGCCCAGCTGGCCCCGTACCTGAAGCATCGGGCCACCGGGCGGCCGTGGGTGGTGCTGAAGCTGGCCGCGTCGCTCGACGGACGGACCGCGGCGCCCGACGGCACGAGCCGGTGGATCACGGGGCCGGAGGCCCGGGCCGACGCCCACCGCCTCCGGGCCGAGAGCGATGCCGTCATCGTGGGCGCGGGCACGGTGCGGGCCGACGACCCTGCGCTCACGGTGCGCCACGGTCCCGGCCGGGACCCCCGCCGGGTGGTGCTCGGCCGCGCGCCCGAGGGGGCCCGGGTCCACCCGGCCCTGGAGCTGCAGGGCGACCTCGGCTCGGTGCTCGACCGCCTGGGGGGGGAGGGGGTCGTGCAGGCCATGGTCGAGGGCGGCGCCACGGTCGCCGGGGCGTTCCACCGCGCCGGGCTGGTCGACCGCTACGTCGTGTACCTGGCCCCGGCCCTCTTCGGCGGTGACGACGCCCGGCCGCTGTTCGCGGGGCCGGGGGTGCCGACCGTGGCCGAGCTGTGGCGGGGTCGGATCGTCGGGATGCAACGGTTGGGCGAGGACGTGCGGCTCGAGCTCGAGCCGGCGCCCGGGGTGTGA
- a CDS encoding bifunctional 3,4-dihydroxy-2-butanone-4-phosphate synthase/GTP cyclohydrolase II, with amino-acid sequence MPRGTSPFAPIEEAVAAIARGDIVVVVDDEDRENEGDLIMAAEFATPEAIAFFVRHTSGVICVPLTGERCEELDLPLMVEHNTEAQRTAFTDSVDYRHGTTTGISAADRAATIRALIDPATRPGDLARPGHIFPLRYRPGGVLKRAGHTEAAVDLARMAGLYPAGVLCEIVNEDGTMARVPDLERFCAEHGLLLISIADLIRHRRRTEKLVRRIAEARVPTISGTFTCIAYESVLDGETHLAFVAGEVDGADDVLVRVHSECLTGDVFGSLKCDCGPQLEAAMRQVAEEGQGVVVYLRGHEGRGIGIGHKIRAYSLQDAGHDTVDANLELGLPVDSREYGIGAQILVDLGVTTMRLMTNNPAKYGGLEGFGLEIVGRVPLETAPNPENIRYLRTKRERLGHLLDGLDEVPEAADQPKGRP; translated from the coding sequence GTGCCCCGAGGTACCAGCCCTTTCGCCCCGATCGAGGAGGCCGTGGCCGCCATCGCCCGGGGCGACATCGTCGTCGTGGTCGACGACGAGGACCGCGAGAACGAGGGCGACCTCATCATGGCGGCCGAGTTCGCGACCCCCGAGGCGATCGCCTTCTTCGTCCGGCACACGTCCGGGGTGATCTGCGTGCCCCTGACCGGGGAGCGGTGCGAGGAGCTCGACCTGCCGTTGATGGTCGAGCACAACACCGAGGCGCAGCGAACCGCCTTCACGGACAGCGTCGACTACCGCCACGGGACGACCACCGGGATCTCGGCCGCCGACCGGGCCGCCACCATCCGCGCCCTCATCGACCCGGCCACGCGCCCCGGCGACCTGGCTCGGCCCGGACACATCTTCCCCCTGCGATACCGGCCCGGAGGGGTGCTCAAGCGAGCGGGCCACACCGAGGCGGCGGTCGACCTGGCCCGCATGGCCGGGCTCTATCCGGCCGGCGTCCTCTGCGAGATCGTCAACGAGGACGGCACGATGGCCCGGGTGCCCGACCTCGAGCGGTTCTGCGCCGAGCACGGTCTCCTGCTGATCTCCATCGCCGACCTGATCCGGCACCGGCGGCGCACCGAGAAGCTGGTGCGACGGATCGCCGAGGCCCGGGTGCCCACGATCTCGGGCACCTTCACGTGCATCGCCTACGAGTCGGTCCTCGACGGCGAGACGCACCTCGCCTTCGTGGCCGGCGAGGTCGACGGGGCCGACGACGTGCTCGTCCGGGTGCACAGCGAGTGCCTCACCGGCGACGTGTTCGGCTCGCTCAAGTGCGACTGCGGCCCCCAGCTCGAGGCGGCCATGCGCCAGGTCGCCGAGGAGGGCCAGGGCGTCGTCGTCTACCTGCGGGGCCACGAGGGCCGGGGGATCGGGATCGGGCACAAGATCCGCGCGTACAGCCTCCAGGACGCCGGTCACGACACCGTCGACGCCAACCTGGAGCTGGGGCTCCCCGTCGACAGCCGCGAGTACGGCATCGGCGCCCAGATCCTGGTCGATCTGGGCGTGACCACCATGCGGCTGATGACCAACAACCCGGCGAAGTACGGTGGCCTCGAGGGCTTCGGGCTCGAGATCGTGGGCCGGGTTCCCCTGGAGACGGCCCC
- a CDS encoding riboflavin synthase, translating to MFTGIVEELGRVESLRGSRLRIAATTVLAGADTGASIAVNGCCLTLVDQGEGWWEADVSDETFARTALGGMRPGDPVNLERPVRLADRLGGHLVQGHVDAVGEIVEPAPELRVRVPAPLLRYVVEKGSITVDGVSLTVVRPLADGFTVAVIPHTAAVTTLGHKGPGARVNVEVDVIAKYVERLLAGHLDGEGGVAE from the coding sequence GTGTTCACAGGCATCGTCGAGGAGCTCGGGCGGGTCGAGTCGCTGCGCGGGAGCCGGCTGCGGATCGCCGCGACCACGGTCCTCGCCGGGGCCGACACCGGTGCATCCATCGCCGTCAACGGCTGCTGCTTGACCCTGGTCGACCAGGGTGAGGGATGGTGGGAGGCGGACGTGAGCGACGAGACGTTCGCCCGCACCGCGCTGGGCGGGATGCGGCCCGGTGACCCCGTGAACCTGGAACGGCCGGTCCGGCTGGCCGACCGGCTCGGCGGCCACCTCGTGCAGGGACACGTCGACGCCGTGGGGGAGATCGTCGAGCCCGCCCCCGAGCTGCGCGTGCGCGTGCCCGCGCCGCTCCTCCGCTACGTCGTGGAGAAGGGGTCGATCACGGTCGACGGGGTGAGCCTCACCGTCGTCCGACCTCTGGCCGACGGGTTCACCGTGGCCGTCATCCCGCACACCGCCGCCGTCACCACGCTGGGCCACAAGGGGCCGGGCGCCAGGGTGAACGTCGAGGTGGACGTGATCGCCAAGTACGTCGAGCGCCTCCTCGCCGGGCACCTGGACGGCGAGGGCGGCGTCGCCGAGTGA
- a CDS encoding MogA/MoaB family molybdenum cofactor biosynthesis protein, which translates to MAHAPADGLLAKVLTVSDGVVGGTRDDASGRRLAERLAAEGYALVAHEVVADGVDAVADALRRLTDGFAGLVVTTGGTGFGPRDLTPEGTRLVLEREAPGLAEAMRAVSPLGRLSRGVAGTVGRSLVLNTPGSPAGALENLGAVIDVLPHALRLLSGSPTAH; encoded by the coding sequence GTGGCTCACGCCCCGGCCGACGGCCTCCTGGCCAAGGTGCTCACGGTGTCCGACGGCGTCGTGGGCGGCACGCGCGACGACGCCTCGGGCCGGAGGCTGGCCGAGCGGCTGGCCGCCGAGGGGTACGCGTTGGTGGCGCACGAGGTGGTCGCCGACGGCGTCGACGCCGTGGCGGACGCGCTGCGGCGGCTCACCGACGGCTTCGCGGGCCTGGTCGTCACCACCGGCGGCACCGGCTTCGGGCCGCGGGACCTCACCCCGGAGGGCACCCGCCTGGTGCTCGAGCGGGAGGCACCGGGGCTGGCCGAGGCCATGCGGGCGGTGAGCCCGCTGGGGCGGCTGTCCCGGGGGGTGGCCGGCACCGTGGGGAGGTCCCTGGTCCTGAACACGCCGGGCTCGCCGGCCGGGGCTCTCGAGAACCTGGGCGCGGTGATCGACGTGCTGCCGCACGCCCTGCGCCTGCTGTCCGGCTCGCCGACCGCCCACTGA